A stretch of the Solanum dulcamara chromosome 6, daSolDulc1.2, whole genome shotgun sequence genome encodes the following:
- the LOC129892290 gene encoding premnaspirodiene oxygenase-like — protein sequence MDFQHLVSFFLFISFLFLLIQKWRKQKIRLPPGPWRLPIIGSVHHLTSGLPHKVLKKLSQKYGPIMYLQLGEVPTVVVSSSHMAKQILKTHDLAFASRPETMMGKIICYNCKDIAFSPYGDYWRHMRKLTVLELLSAKMVMSFSPIRQDELSNLLSSIRSMDLDLPINLVEKLLWFMNAATCRSAFGNVCKDQRELITLIHQAQSLSGGFELADLFPSKKFLHGISGVESKLMKARNKIDAVLDNIINVHRENRTNGRSCNGESGAEDLIDVFLRVMESDQFPVSLTNDNIKAVILDMFVAGSDTSSSTVIWALSEMMKNPSVMAKAQAEVRESFKGKKTCDDDTNLEKLDYLKLVIKETLRLHPPTPLLVPRECREETKIDGFAIPLKSKVMVNVWAIGRDPENWENPECFIPERFENNSIEFTGNHFQFLPFGAGRRICPGIQFGLALITLPLAHLLYNFDWKLPEGITAMDLDMTEANGISARRENDLYLIATPYVSPLH from the exons ATGGATTTTCAACACTTggtttccttctttcttttcataTCCTTTCTCTTCCTTCTAATTCAAAAGTGGAGGAAGCAGAAAATCCGGCTTCCTCCTGGTCCATGGAGGCTACCTATTATTGGAAGTGTGCATCACTTGACAAGTGGATTACCACATAAAGTTCTCAAAAAGTTATCACAGAAATATGGCCCTATCATGTACTTACAGCTCGGGGAAGTTCCCACCGTAGTTGTATCCTCCTCACACATGGCCAAACAAATCCTAAAAACTCATGACCTCGCTTTTGCATCTAGACCAGAAACCATGATGGGAAAGATTATTTGTTACAATTGTAAGGATATTGCCTTTTCACCATATGGTGATTACTGGAGACATATGCGTAAATTGACTGTCCTGGAGCTACTTAGTGCCAAGATGGTCATGTCATTCAGCCCTATTCGACAAGATGAACTCTCAAATCTTCTATCATCCATCAGATCAATGGACTTAGATTTGCCAATCAACTTAGTAGAAAAGCTTCTATGGTTTATGAATGCTGCGACATGTAGGTCAGCATTTGGGAATGTGTGTAAAGATCAGCGTGAGTTGATAACATTGATTCATCAAGCACAATCATTATCCGGAGGATTTGAGCTGGCTGATTTGTTCCCTTCGAAAAAATTTCTACATGGGATTAGCGGCGTGGAATCTAAGCTAATGAAAGCTCGTAATAAGATAGATGCAGTCTTGGACAACATTATCAATGTGCACAGAGAGAATCGCACAAATGGAAGAAGTTGTAATGGTGAGTCTGGAGCTGAAGATTTGATCGATGTCTTTTTAAGAGTCATGGAGAGCGACCAATTTCCAGTTTCACTGACAAATGACAACATAAAAGCAGTTATTCTT GATATGTTTGTAGCAGGATCTGATACATCATCTTCAACGGTTATTTGGGCATTATCAGAAATGATGAAAAATCCGAGTGTCATGGCAAAAGCACAAGCTGAAGTAAGAGAATCCTTTAAGGGAAAGAAAacatgtgatgatgatactaaTCTTGAAAAGCTTGATTACCTCAAGTTAGTCATCAAAGAGACGCTCAGGTTACATCCTCCAACTCCTTTGTTAGTCCCGCGAGAATGCAGGGAGGAAACGAAGATAGATGGATTCGCTATACCATTGAAAAGCAAAGTCATGGTTAACGTGTGGGCAATTGGAAGAGATCCCGAGAATTGGGAAAATCCTGAATGTTTCATACCAGAGAGATTTGAGAATAATTCAATTGAGTTCACTGGAAATCACTTTCAATTTCTTCCATTTGGAGCTGGAAGACGGATATGTCCAGGAATACAATTTGGCTTAGCTCTTATTACTCTGCCGTTAGCTCATTTGCTTTACAATTTTGATTGGAAACTTCCAGAAGGAATTACTGCAATGGATTTGGACATGACTGAGGCAAATGGAATATCTGCTAGAAGAGAGAATGATCTTTACTTGATTGCAACACCTTATGTATCTCCTCTCCATTAA